Proteins encoded together in one Musa acuminata AAA Group cultivar baxijiao chromosome BXJ3-6, Cavendish_Baxijiao_AAA, whole genome shotgun sequence window:
- the LOC135584369 gene encoding uncharacterized protein LOC135584369 isoform X1 — protein sequence MRASACLGRLPSPHLSAGRNLVFLRPPPTSLADPRVFASRSLAGTDPSPKNHPHRDRAHQWKRKEQGVGRGERVGGGAEEVHCEVDVVSWRERRVRAWILVSADVESVWSVLTDYERLADFVPNLVYSGRIPCPHKGRIWLEQRGLQRALYWHIEARVVLDLQEFPNSANGSELHFSMVDGDFSKFEGKWTVKAGPRSSMATLSYEVTVVPRFNFPAIFLERIIGSDLPVNLRAVACRAERNFEENQKTIMKMNGMSATFRTLCASSLGRFGSASEIETLPNKFKEDHDKPPGATLSAPSTEVNAKWGVYGKACRLDNQCMVDEIHLRRFDGLLENEGAHRCVMASITIKAPVREVWNVLTAYEALPEIVPNLAISKILSRDNNKVRVLQEGCKGLLYMVLHARVVLDLCEDFEHEIKFEQVEGDFDSFKGKWLLEQLGNQHTLLKYVVESRMHKDTFLSEAILEEVIYEDLPSNLCSIRDAIEDRVGIKNDQRDYSDEHNGSNSDPLHDDKSGQNEPSPNGNAVCTIRQRPKVPGLQRDVEVLKSELAAFISKYGQDGFMPMRKQLRLHGRVDIEKAITRMGGFRRIADLMDLSLAYKQRKPKGYWDNLENLQEEISRFQKNWGMDPAYMPTRKSFERAGRYDIARALEKWGGLQEVSRLLSLELRYPRRRSDAEQEGQNDLKASDEPNGQEKMSNKPLIAQDTHKWLMKLKDLDINWVE from the exons ATGAGAGCCTCCGCCTGTCTCGGCCGCCTTCCCTCGCCGCACCTGTCTGCCGGGAGAAACCTAGTGTTCCTCCGACCTCCGCCGACCTCGCTTGCCGATCCCAGGGTTTTTGCCTCCAGATCGCTCGCCGGAACCGATCCGAGCCCCAAGAACCACCCCCACAGGGATAGAGCTCACCAGTGGAAGAGGAAAGAGCAAGGGGTTGGAAGAGGagaaagagtaggaggaggagcaGAGGAAGTGCATTGCGAGGTCGACGTGGTCTCGTGGCGCGAGAGGCGAGTTCGGGCGTGGATCCTCGTCAGTGCGGACGTGGAATCGGTGTGGAGCGTCCTCACCGATTATGAACGACTTGCCGATTTCGTCCCCAATCTTGTTTATAG TGGGCGAATCCCTTGTCCACACAAGGGGAGGATATGGTTGGAGCAGCGAGGGTTGCAGCGTGCGCTGTATTGGCACATCGAAGCTCGGGTCGTGTTGGACCTTCAGGAGTTCCCAAACTCG GCTAATGGGAGTGAGCTTCACTTCTCGATGGTTGATGGGGATTTTAGTAAGTTTGAAGGAAAATGGACTGTAAAAGCTGGCCCAAG ATCTTCCATGGCAACTTTATCATATGAAGTAACCGTCGTGCCCAGATTTAACTTCCCAGCAATATTTCTTGAGAGGATTATCGGATCCGATCTTCCTGTGAACCTACGAGCCGTGGCCTGTAGAGCTGAGAGAAATTTTGAAGAAAATCAGAAGACAATAATGAAGATGAATGGCATGAGTGCAACCTTTAGGACCTTGTGTGCTTCTTCCTTGGGTAGGTTTGGTTCTGCATCTGAAATTGAGACACTCCCCAACAAGTTCAAGGAAGACCATGATAAGCCTCCTGGTGCTACGCTTTCTGCACCCTCAACCGAGGTTAATGCAAAATGGGGTGTTTATGGAAAAGCATGCAGACTTGATAACCAATGCATGGTAGACGAAATTCATCTCCGTAGATTTGACGGTCTCTTG GAAAATGAAGGGGCCCATCGATGTGTCATGGCTAGTATTACCATCAAGGCACCAGTTCGAGAAGTTTGGAATGTTTTAACTGCATATGAGGCATTACCTGA GATCGTCCCTAATTTAGCAATCAGTAAGATTCTATCAAGGGATAATAACAAGGTCCGTGTTTTACAG GAGGGGTGCAAAGGCCTGCTGTATATGGTCCTTCATGCACGTGTGGTATTGGATTTGTGTGAAGACTttgaacatgaaatcaaattTGAGCAAGTTGAAGGGGACTTTGACTCATTTAAGGGGAAATGGCTTCTAGAGCAGCTCGGAAATCAGCATACTTTATTGAAGTATGTTGTAGAATCAAGAATGCACAAGGATACCTTCCTCTCAGAAGCTATTTTGGAAGAG GTTATTTATGAAGATCTACCATCAAATTTATGTTCCATCCGTGATGCCATTGAAGACAGAGTAGGTATTAAGAATGACCAACGTGATTATTCTGATGAGCACAATGGATCAAATAGTGATCCTTTGCATGACgacaagagtgggcaaaatgaacCTTCTCCAAATGGTAATGCTGTGTGTACTATAAGACAAAGACCAAAGGTTCCTGGTTTGCAAAGAGATGTTGAGGTCCTCAAATCAGAGCTTGCAGCATTTATTTCAAAGTACGGTCAAGATGGGTTTATGCCAATGAGAAAGCAGCTTCGCTTGCACGGAAGAGTGGATATAGAGAAGGCAATAACACGCATGGGTGGATTCAGAAGGATTGCAGACTTGATGGACTTGTCCCTTGCCTATAAACAACGAAAGCCAAAAGGTTACTGGGATAACCTGGAAAATTTACAAGAGGAG ATAAGCCGGTTCCAGAAAAACTGGGGAATGGATCCTGCTTACATGCCTACAAGAAAGTCTTTCGAACGTGCAG GACGCTATGACATAGCTCGAGCTTTGGAAAAATGGGGAGGGCTGCAGGAGGTTTCTCGCCTCCTATCCCTTGAACTGAGATACCCCAGGAGAAGATCAGATGCTGAACAAGAAGGGCAAAATGATCTCAAGGCATCCGATGAACCAAATGGTCAAGAAAAGATGTCAAACAAACCACTCATCGCACAAGATACACACAAGTGGCTGATGAAATTGAAGGATTTGGACATCAACTGGGTGGAGTAG
- the LOC135584369 gene encoding uncharacterized protein LOC135584369 isoform X2: MNDLPISSPILFIVGESLVHTRGGYGWSSEGCSVRCIGTSKLGSCWTFRSSQTRSSMATLSYEVTVVPRFNFPAIFLERIIGSDLPVNLRAVACRAERNFEENQKTIMKMNGMSATFRTLCASSLGRFGSASEIETLPNKFKEDHDKPPGATLSAPSTEVNAKWGVYGKACRLDNQCMVDEIHLRRFDGLLENEGAHRCVMASITIKAPVREVWNVLTAYEALPEIVPNLAISKILSRDNNKVRVLQEGCKGLLYMVLHARVVLDLCEDFEHEIKFEQVEGDFDSFKGKWLLEQLGNQHTLLKYVVESRMHKDTFLSEAILEEVIYEDLPSNLCSIRDAIEDRVGIKNDQRDYSDEHNGSNSDPLHDDKSGQNEPSPNGNAVCTIRQRPKVPGLQRDVEVLKSELAAFISKYGQDGFMPMRKQLRLHGRVDIEKAITRMGGFRRIADLMDLSLAYKQRKPKGYWDNLENLQEEISRFQKNWGMDPAYMPTRKSFERAGRYDIARALEKWGGLQEVSRLLSLELRYPRRRSDAEQEGQNDLKASDEPNGQEKMSNKPLIAQDTHKWLMKLKDLDINWVE, encoded by the exons ATGAACGACTTGCCGATTTCGTCCCCAATCTTGTTTATAG TGGGCGAATCCCTTGTCCACACAAGGGGAGGATATGGTTGGAGCAGCGAGGGTTGCAGCGTGCGCTGTATTGGCACATCGAAGCTCGGGTCGTGTTGGACCTTCAGGAGTTCCCAAACTCG ATCTTCCATGGCAACTTTATCATATGAAGTAACCGTCGTGCCCAGATTTAACTTCCCAGCAATATTTCTTGAGAGGATTATCGGATCCGATCTTCCTGTGAACCTACGAGCCGTGGCCTGTAGAGCTGAGAGAAATTTTGAAGAAAATCAGAAGACAATAATGAAGATGAATGGCATGAGTGCAACCTTTAGGACCTTGTGTGCTTCTTCCTTGGGTAGGTTTGGTTCTGCATCTGAAATTGAGACACTCCCCAACAAGTTCAAGGAAGACCATGATAAGCCTCCTGGTGCTACGCTTTCTGCACCCTCAACCGAGGTTAATGCAAAATGGGGTGTTTATGGAAAAGCATGCAGACTTGATAACCAATGCATGGTAGACGAAATTCATCTCCGTAGATTTGACGGTCTCTTG GAAAATGAAGGGGCCCATCGATGTGTCATGGCTAGTATTACCATCAAGGCACCAGTTCGAGAAGTTTGGAATGTTTTAACTGCATATGAGGCATTACCTGA GATCGTCCCTAATTTAGCAATCAGTAAGATTCTATCAAGGGATAATAACAAGGTCCGTGTTTTACAG GAGGGGTGCAAAGGCCTGCTGTATATGGTCCTTCATGCACGTGTGGTATTGGATTTGTGTGAAGACTttgaacatgaaatcaaattTGAGCAAGTTGAAGGGGACTTTGACTCATTTAAGGGGAAATGGCTTCTAGAGCAGCTCGGAAATCAGCATACTTTATTGAAGTATGTTGTAGAATCAAGAATGCACAAGGATACCTTCCTCTCAGAAGCTATTTTGGAAGAG GTTATTTATGAAGATCTACCATCAAATTTATGTTCCATCCGTGATGCCATTGAAGACAGAGTAGGTATTAAGAATGACCAACGTGATTATTCTGATGAGCACAATGGATCAAATAGTGATCCTTTGCATGACgacaagagtgggcaaaatgaacCTTCTCCAAATGGTAATGCTGTGTGTACTATAAGACAAAGACCAAAGGTTCCTGGTTTGCAAAGAGATGTTGAGGTCCTCAAATCAGAGCTTGCAGCATTTATTTCAAAGTACGGTCAAGATGGGTTTATGCCAATGAGAAAGCAGCTTCGCTTGCACGGAAGAGTGGATATAGAGAAGGCAATAACACGCATGGGTGGATTCAGAAGGATTGCAGACTTGATGGACTTGTCCCTTGCCTATAAACAACGAAAGCCAAAAGGTTACTGGGATAACCTGGAAAATTTACAAGAGGAG ATAAGCCGGTTCCAGAAAAACTGGGGAATGGATCCTGCTTACATGCCTACAAGAAAGTCTTTCGAACGTGCAG GACGCTATGACATAGCTCGAGCTTTGGAAAAATGGGGAGGGCTGCAGGAGGTTTCTCGCCTCCTATCCCTTGAACTGAGATACCCCAGGAGAAGATCAGATGCTGAACAAGAAGGGCAAAATGATCTCAAGGCATCCGATGAACCAAATGGTCAAGAAAAGATGTCAAACAAACCACTCATCGCACAAGATACACACAAGTGGCTGATGAAATTGAAGGATTTGGACATCAACTGGGTGGAGTAG